A genomic region of Phenylobacterium parvum contains the following coding sequences:
- a CDS encoding DUF1289 domain-containing protein, with translation MSDPDLPPQAVRTPCIKVCVVDGESGLCMGCYRRLNEVAGWSKMTPEARDAVMAELPARRSLIRPEKLAMFS, from the coding sequence ATGAGCGACCCGGATCTTCCCCCGCAGGCGGTGCGCACGCCCTGCATCAAGGTCTGCGTCGTCGACGGCGAAAGCGGCCTTTGCATGGGCTGCTACCGCCGGCTGAACGAGGTGGCGGGCTGGTCGAAGATGACGCCCGAGGCCCGCGACGCCGTCATGGCCGAGCTGCCGGCGCGCCGCAGCCTGATCCGCCCCGAGAAGCTGGCCATGTTCTCCTGA
- a CDS encoding acyl-CoA dehydrogenase family protein gives MNLDFSPEDNAFRQEVRTFIAENYPKALREKQERGETLGKEDYLSWHRILAKKGWAVPSWPVELGGTGWTPTQKYIWSEEQARADTLGVLPFGVSMLAPVLYTFGTEEQKQKFLPGIRDGQVWWCQGYSEPGSGSDLASLKTRAERVTGDDGKEYYIVNGQKTWTTLGQHADWGFFLVRTDPDAKPQSGISFLLIDMKSPGISVRRITTLEGGHEVNDVFLDNVKVPVENRVFHENQGWTCAKALLAHERSGIAGVARSKRGLERLRQMASTELSDAGGALIQDAFFRRKVAELEIDLTALEFTELRTLAGESSGKGPGPESSILKIKGTEIQQRLQELALEAAGHYGAPFLGEAGHNSGIGPQHSLDLAGDYFNGRKTSIYGGSNEIQRNIISKMVLGL, from the coding sequence ATGAACCTGGATTTCTCCCCCGAGGACAACGCCTTCCGCCAGGAAGTCCGCACCTTCATCGCCGAAAACTATCCCAAGGCGCTGCGTGAGAAACAGGAGCGCGGCGAGACCCTCGGCAAGGAGGATTACCTCTCCTGGCACAGGATCCTGGCCAAGAAGGGCTGGGCCGTCCCGTCCTGGCCGGTCGAGCTGGGCGGCACGGGCTGGACCCCCACCCAGAAGTACATCTGGTCCGAGGAGCAGGCCCGGGCCGACACCCTCGGGGTCCTGCCCTTCGGCGTCTCCATGCTGGCGCCGGTGCTCTACACCTTTGGCACCGAGGAGCAGAAGCAGAAGTTCCTGCCGGGCATCCGCGACGGCCAGGTCTGGTGGTGCCAGGGCTATTCCGAGCCGGGCTCGGGCTCTGACCTCGCCAGCCTCAAGACCCGCGCCGAGCGCGTGACCGGCGACGACGGCAAGGAATACTACATCGTCAACGGCCAGAAGACCTGGACCACCCTCGGCCAGCATGCCGACTGGGGCTTCTTCCTGGTCCGCACCGACCCCGACGCCAAGCCGCAGTCGGGCATCTCCTTCCTGCTGATCGACATGAAGAGCCCCGGCATCTCGGTGCGCCGCATCACCACCCTGGAGGGCGGCCACGAGGTCAACGACGTCTTCCTCGACAACGTGAAGGTGCCGGTCGAGAACCGGGTCTTCCATGAAAACCAGGGCTGGACCTGCGCCAAGGCCCTGCTGGCCCACGAGCGCTCCGGCATCGCCGGCGTCGCCCGGTCCAAGCGTGGCCTGGAGCGCCTGCGCCAGATGGCCTCCACCGAGCTGTCCGACGCCGGCGGCGCCCTGATCCAGGACGCCTTCTTCCGCCGCAAGGTGGCCGAGCTGGAGATCGACCTGACGGCCCTGGAGTTCACAGAGCTGCGCACCCTGGCCGGTGAGTCCAGCGGCAAGGGCCCGGGCCCGGAGAGCTCGATCCTCAAGATCAAGGGCACCGAGATCCAGCAGCGCCTGCAGGAGCTGGCCCTGGAGGCCGCTGGCCACTACGGCGCGCCCTTCCTCGGCGAGGCGGGCCACAATTCCGGCATCGGGCCCCAGCACTCGCTGGACCTGGCCGGCGACTACTTCAACGGCCGCAAGACCTCGATCTACGGCGGCTCCAACGAGATCCAGCGCAACATCATCTCCAAGATGGTGCTGGGACTCTAA
- a CDS encoding acyl-CoA dehydrogenase family protein translates to MDFSFTEEQSMLRDTVASYLADNYGFDQRRAALGREPHWRPDVWSAFADELGILGAAFPEALGGLGGGYTENMVVMEELGKALVVEPYLGTVVIGGGFLKHGAPAGADELIGQIIAGKAIFAFAYAEPQGRYNIRDLKTTARKDGAGYVLNGHKAVVVGAPYATHLVVTARTGGGQRDAGGISVFIVPKSAKGVTTRDYPTVDGFRASEVYFENVALGAEARIGGEGEALPLVEKVMDEAIAATCAEACGVLRRLQEGTVEYTKQRKQFGVPISSFQVLQHRMVDMFIQLEQSISMTYMATIRLSDSDAERAKAASAAKVQIGKACKFVGQNAIQLHGGMGMTDEMAIGHYFKRATMIEGLFGSTDHHLARYEALSLGAAA, encoded by the coding sequence ATGGATTTCAGCTTCACCGAAGAACAGTCGATGCTCCGCGACACCGTCGCGAGCTACCTGGCCGACAACTATGGCTTCGACCAGCGCCGGGCGGCCCTCGGGCGAGAGCCACACTGGCGGCCGGACGTCTGGAGCGCCTTCGCCGACGAGCTGGGCATCCTGGGCGCGGCCTTCCCGGAGGCCCTCGGCGGCCTGGGCGGCGGCTACACCGAGAACATGGTGGTCATGGAAGAGCTGGGCAAAGCCCTCGTGGTCGAGCCCTACCTCGGCACGGTGGTCATCGGCGGCGGCTTCCTGAAGCACGGCGCCCCGGCCGGCGCGGATGAACTGATCGGCCAGATCATCGCCGGCAAGGCCATCTTCGCCTTCGCCTACGCCGAGCCCCAGGGCCGCTACAACATCCGCGACCTGAAGACGACCGCCCGCAAGGACGGGGCGGGCTACGTCCTGAACGGCCACAAGGCCGTGGTGGTCGGCGCCCCCTACGCCACCCACCTGGTCGTCACCGCCCGCACCGGCGGCGGCCAGCGCGACGCCGGCGGGATCTCGGTCTTCATCGTGCCGAAGTCGGCCAAGGGCGTGACCACCCGCGACTATCCGACCGTCGACGGCTTCCGCGCCTCGGAGGTCTACTTCGAGAACGTCGCCCTGGGCGCCGAGGCCCGGATCGGCGGCGAGGGCGAGGCCCTGCCCCTTGTCGAGAAGGTCATGGACGAGGCCATCGCGGCCACCTGCGCCGAGGCCTGCGGCGTCCTGCGCCGCCTGCAGGAAGGCACGGTCGAGTACACCAAGCAGCGCAAGCAGTTCGGCGTGCCGATCTCGTCCTTCCAGGTGCTGCAGCACCGGATGGTCGACATGTTCATCCAGCTCGAGCAGTCGATCTCGATGACCTACATGGCCACCATCCGCCTGTCCGACAGCGACGCCGAGCGGGCCAAGGCCGCCTCAGCCGCCAAGGTGCAGATCGGCAAGGCCTGCAAGTTCGTGGGCCAGAACGCCATCCAGCTGCACGGCGGCATGGGCATGACCGACGAAATGGCCATCGGCCACTACTTCAAGCGCGCCACCATGATCGAGGGCCTGTTCGGCTCCACCGACCACCACCTGGCGCGTTACGAGGCCCTGTCGCTCGGCGCGGCGGCCTGA
- a CDS encoding gamma carbonic anhydrase family protein, with amino-acid sequence MSGPFLGPDVKDLGAAWIDPSARLFGEVEIHPGASVWCNVVVRAESDRVVIGPRANIQDFVMIHVGAGTGTFVGADCSITHHVTLHGCEIGEACLIGIGATIMDGCRIGAGSIVAGGAFLKEGTVIPPGSIVMGSPGAVTRTRDNTLANRLNAFLYRRNAEAYATGDFRLWSTEGFRAEMAAERARLAAELQAAAPSDRAS; translated from the coding sequence ATGAGCGGACCCTTTCTCGGACCGGACGTGAAGGACCTGGGCGCGGCCTGGATCGACCCCTCGGCCCGGCTGTTCGGCGAGGTCGAGATTCATCCCGGCGCCTCGGTCTGGTGCAACGTGGTGGTCCGAGCCGAGAGCGACCGGGTGGTGATCGGCCCCCGGGCCAACATCCAGGACTTCGTGATGATCCACGTGGGCGCCGGCACGGGGACCTTCGTGGGCGCCGACTGCTCGATCACCCACCACGTCACCCTGCACGGCTGCGAGATCGGCGAGGCCTGCCTGATCGGCATCGGCGCCACCATCATGGACGGCTGCCGGATCGGCGCGGGGTCCATCGTGGCCGGCGGCGCCTTCCTGAAGGAGGGCACTGTGATCCCGCCCGGCTCCATCGTCATGGGATCGCCGGGCGCGGTGACGCGCACCCGGGACAACACCCTGGCCAACCGGCTGAACGCCTTCCTCTACAGGAGGAACGCGGAAGCCTACGCGACCGGAGACTTCCGCCTCTGGTCCACCGAGGGCTTCCGCGCCGAGATGGCCGCCGAGCGCGCGCGCCTGGCGGCCGAGCTTCAGGCCGCCGCGCCGAGCGACAGGGCCTCGTAA
- a CDS encoding DMT family transporter — MSPRDFGLMTLVCLIWAANSIISKLVIANLGAPPMFYAALRFAVVLAVVWPWLRNVPRPLWRMIVVGLCMGCGTFALVFFALQTASPSAVAIVSQLGVPVTAVLSWFLLGERLDARRIVGTAMTLAGVVLVMWNPDGLHMSAGLLFVVASAVIGSFGAVLMKQIEGVKPLQFQAWVGLTSVIPTLGFTLALEQGQGAVVAANPWALGAAVLFSGLIVSVLAHTLYYTLIQRYEATLVSPLTLMTPIFTIAMGVVFTGDVVDLRMALGAALAMAGVLVIAFRFNQLARLVLLFGRGQGA, encoded by the coding sequence ATGAGCCCGCGCGACTTTGGCCTGATGACGCTGGTCTGCCTGATCTGGGCGGCCAACTCGATCATCTCCAAGCTCGTGATCGCCAACCTGGGCGCGCCGCCCATGTTCTACGCCGCCCTGCGTTTCGCCGTCGTCCTGGCGGTGGTCTGGCCCTGGCTCCGGAATGTCCCCCGGCCCCTCTGGCGGATGATCGTGGTGGGTCTGTGCATGGGCTGCGGCACCTTCGCCCTGGTCTTCTTCGCCCTGCAGACGGCCAGCCCCTCGGCTGTGGCCATCGTGAGCCAGCTGGGGGTCCCGGTCACGGCTGTCCTGTCCTGGTTCCTCCTGGGCGAACGCCTGGACGCCCGCCGGATCGTCGGGACGGCCATGACCCTGGCGGGCGTGGTCCTTGTCATGTGGAATCCCGACGGCCTGCACATGTCGGCGGGCCTGCTCTTCGTCGTCGCCTCGGCGGTGATCGGTTCCTTCGGCGCCGTGCTGATGAAGCAGATCGAGGGGGTGAAGCCCCTGCAATTCCAGGCCTGGGTTGGCCTGACCTCTGTGATCCCGACCCTGGGCTTCACCCTGGCCCTTGAGCAGGGGCAGGGGGCGGTGGTCGCCGCCAATCCCTGGGCCCTTGGCGCGGCGGTGCTCTTCTCCGGGCTCATCGTCTCGGTTCTGGCCCACACCCTCTACTACACCCTGATCCAGCGCTACGAGGCGACCCTGGTCTCGCCCCTGACCCTGATGACGCCGATCTTCACCATCGCCATGGGCGTGGTCTTCACCGGCGACGTGGTCGACCTGCGGATGGCGTTGGGCGCCGCACTCGCCATGGCCGGCGTCCTGGTCATCGCCTTCCGCTTCAACCAGCTCGCCCGCCTGGTCCTGCTCTTCGGCCGCGGCCAGGGCGCCTGA
- a CDS encoding N-acetylmuramoyl-L-alanine amidase has translation MDYIDAPSPNFDARTAPPDMIVLHYTGMKTGEAALAQLRDPTPGGRVSSHYLVEEDGRVFRLVDEARRAWHAGVSSWKGQTDINSRSIGIEIVNPGHEFGYRDFPEPQVAAVIALVGDIRSRWTIADGDIVGHSDVAPARKPDPGERFPWKRLAAAGHGLWVEPPPAPGAPLAEGEEGAAVFAFQAGLTRLGYDCAPTGRFDAATREVVTAFQRHWVQSRIDGVADGLTRARLIALLRLAGG, from the coding sequence ATGGACTACATCGACGCCCCGTCGCCGAACTTCGACGCCCGGACCGCCCCGCCGGACATGATCGTGCTGCACTACACCGGCATGAAGACCGGCGAGGCCGCCCTGGCCCAGCTGCGCGACCCGACCCCGGGCGGGCGGGTCAGCTCCCACTACCTGGTCGAGGAGGACGGTCGGGTGTTCCGCCTTGTGGATGAGGCCCGTCGCGCCTGGCACGCCGGCGTCTCCTCCTGGAAGGGCCAGACAGACATCAACAGCCGTTCCATCGGGATCGAGATCGTCAATCCCGGTCACGAGTTCGGCTATCGCGACTTCCCCGAGCCCCAGGTCGCCGCCGTCATCGCCCTGGTGGGCGACATCCGAAGCCGCTGGACCATCGCCGACGGCGACATTGTCGGCCATTCCGACGTGGCCCCGGCCCGCAAGCCGGACCCGGGGGAGCGGTTCCCCTGGAAACGCCTGGCGGCGGCGGGGCATGGCCTGTGGGTCGAACCCCCGCCTGCGCCCGGCGCGCCCCTGGCCGAGGGGGAGGAGGGGGCCGCCGTCTTCGCCTTCCAGGCCGGCCTGACCCGGCTGGGCTACGACTGCGCGCCCACTGGACGCTTCGACGCCGCCACCCGGGAGGTCGTCACGGCCTTCCAGCGGCACTGGGTGCAGAGCCGCATCGACGGGGTCGCCGACGGCCTGACCCGCGCCCGGCTGATCGCACTCCTGCGGCTGGCCGGCGGATGA
- a CDS encoding GNAT family N-acetyltransferase: MITDPPRVDGFELRALSEADAAGLRDLFSDPEVCAFMDIEPLQTEFEALDIIDWAEAQAAQGLGVRWGIRRPGDPRLIGTVGFNRIERSRGRWGEIAYDLARDQWGRGVMSTILPAVTARGFTDFGLLRLEAMVTVGNARSCALLERMGFHLEGVLARRGWWKDRAWDQMVFARLAD, encoded by the coding sequence ATGATCACCGATCCGCCCCGGGTGGACGGCTTCGAGCTGCGCGCCCTGTCCGAGGCGGACGCCGCGGGCCTGCGGGACCTCTTCTCCGACCCGGAGGTCTGCGCCTTCATGGACATCGAGCCCCTCCAGACCGAGTTCGAGGCCCTCGACATCATCGACTGGGCCGAGGCCCAGGCGGCGCAGGGCCTGGGCGTACGCTGGGGTATCCGACGGCCCGGGGATCCGCGCCTCATCGGTACCGTGGGCTTCAACCGGATCGAGCGCAGCCGGGGCCGGTGGGGCGAGATCGCCTATGACCTCGCCCGCGACCAGTGGGGGCGGGGCGTCATGTCGACGATCCTGCCGGCGGTGACCGCGCGGGGCTTCACCGACTTCGGCCTCTTGCGCCTGGAGGCCATGGTGACGGTCGGGAACGCGCGCTCCTGCGCCCTCCTTGAGCGCATGGGATTCCACCTCGAAGGGGTCCTGGCGCGCCGCGGCTGGTGGAAGGACCGCGCCTGGGACCAGATGGTCTTCGCCCGCCTTGCCGATTGA
- a CDS encoding division/cell wall cluster transcriptional repressor MraZ yields the protein MFISTFEKQLDAKRRIVVPQEFRAAVAGPFDGVVCFPSIEADCIEGGGQVLFDRYLGVIEELDFGDPLRSALETSVLGGMARLSFDTAGRITLPETLCDAFGLTDWVVVVGLGDRFQIWERDAFQAHRAAQRELARDGLAQLRAAQRAQRSGLSGAGSAG from the coding sequence ATGTTCATCTCGACGTTCGAAAAGCAGCTGGACGCCAAGCGGCGCATCGTCGTGCCGCAGGAGTTCCGCGCGGCCGTCGCCGGCCCCTTCGACGGGGTGGTCTGTTTTCCCTCCATCGAGGCCGACTGCATCGAGGGCGGCGGCCAGGTCCTGTTCGACCGTTACCTGGGGGTGATCGAGGAGCTGGACTTCGGCGATCCCTTGCGCTCGGCCCTGGAAACCTCTGTCCTGGGCGGCATGGCGCGCCTGAGTTTCGACACCGCGGGCCGGATCACCCTCCCCGAGACCCTGTGCGACGCCTTCGGCCTGACGGACTGGGTGGTGGTGGTCGGCCTGGGCGACCGGTTCCAGATCTGGGAGCGCGACGCCTTCCAGGCCCATCGCGCCGCCCAGAGGGAGCTGGCCCGGGACGGCCTCGCCCAGCTCCGCGCCGCGCAGAGGGCCCAGAGGTCCGGACTGTCCGGCGCAGGATCGGCGGGATGA
- the rsmH gene encoding 16S rRNA (cytosine(1402)-N(4))-methyltransferase RsmH translates to MTSPHLSVLLEEVVAAIAPAPGRHVVDGTFGAGGYTRAFLAAGARVTAFDRDPSAARFAEGLGAGFTLVCAPFSTLADVLGEASVDGVALDLGVSSMQLDEAERGFSFLRDGPLDMRMGDHGPTAADIVNTGEAAEIARILWLYGEERQSRRVAAAIVRRREVEPFTRTTDLAEVIERALGGRRGARVHPATRSFQALRIAVNDELAELEAGLLAAERALRPGGRLAVVTFHSLEDRIVKGFLAERSGRTPGGSRHAPEAPRGADPSFTLLSARSTAPAEAETAANPRARSARLRAAERTASPVWRAAA, encoded by the coding sequence ATGACCTCGCCGCACCTCTCCGTCCTGCTGGAAGAGGTGGTCGCCGCCATCGCCCCCGCGCCCGGTCGCCACGTCGTGGACGGCACCTTCGGGGCGGGCGGCTACACGCGAGCCTTCCTCGCCGCGGGCGCCCGCGTCACCGCCTTTGACCGCGACCCTTCCGCCGCCCGGTTCGCCGAAGGCCTGGGCGCAGGCTTCACCCTGGTCTGCGCGCCCTTCTCCACCCTGGCCGACGTCCTCGGCGAGGCCTCGGTCGATGGCGTGGCCCTGGATCTCGGGGTCTCGTCCATGCAGCTGGACGAGGCCGAGCGGGGCTTTTCCTTCCTGCGCGACGGCCCCCTCGACATGCGGATGGGCGACCATGGCCCGACAGCCGCCGACATCGTCAACACCGGTGAGGCCGCCGAGATCGCGCGCATCCTGTGGCTCTATGGCGAAGAGCGGCAGTCCCGGCGGGTCGCCGCCGCCATCGTCCGCCGCCGCGAGGTCGAGCCCTTCACCCGCACCACCGACCTGGCCGAGGTGATCGAGCGGGCCCTCGGCGGCCGGCGCGGCGCCCGGGTCCATCCGGCCACCCGGTCCTTCCAGGCCCTGCGGATCGCCGTGAATGACGAACTGGCGGAGCTGGAGGCCGGCCTTCTGGCCGCCGAGCGCGCCCTGCGGCCGGGCGGACGCCTCGCCGTCGTGACCTTCCACTCCCTCGAGGACCGCATCGTGAAGGGCTTCCTGGCTGAGCGGTCGGGCCGCACGCCGGGCGGTTCGCGCCATGCGCCCGAGGCGCCGCGCGGCGCGGACCCCAGCTTCACTCTCCTGTCGGCCCGGTCGACCGCGCCGGCGGAGGCCGAGACCGCCGCCAATCCCCGCGCGCGCTCCGCCCGCCTCCGGGCCGCGGAGCGCACAGCATCCCCCGTCTGGAGGGCTGCGGCATGA
- the ftsL gene encoding cell division protein FtsL: MNLLERRLLGFRALDIALAVFLVALILGVYLAKTLAGGERGQIAAAERQIVQERQRIVLLEAEVAHLERPDRLTALSRAYAGLGPVAAGREITPQGLADALQSPQAPGAVVPVSAAPVPSALETETSSVAEDDPAAPAASTPATPAAAKSPEPKP; the protein is encoded by the coding sequence ATGAACCTTCTCGAGCGCCGCCTGCTGGGCTTCCGGGCCCTGGACATCGCCCTCGCCGTCTTCCTGGTGGCCCTTATCCTGGGAGTCTACCTGGCCAAGACCCTGGCGGGGGGAGAGCGCGGCCAGATCGCCGCGGCCGAGCGCCAGATCGTCCAGGAGCGGCAGCGCATCGTCCTCCTGGAGGCCGAGGTCGCCCATCTCGAACGCCCGGACCGCCTGACCGCCCTGTCGCGGGCCTATGCCGGCCTGGGCCCCGTGGCGGCCGGCCGGGAGATCACCCCGCAGGGTCTGGCGGACGCCCTCCAGTCGCCCCAGGCGCCTGGCGCCGTCGTCCCCGTGAGCGCGGCCCCGGTCCCCTCGGCCCTGGAGACCGAGACCTCCAGCGTGGCCGAGGACGATCCCGCCGCGCCCGCCGCGTCCACTCCCGCCACTCCCGCCGCCGCCAAGTCCCCGGAGCCGAAACCATGA
- a CDS encoding peptidoglycan D,D-transpeptidase FtsI family protein, whose product MSLIHTGLPAPGWRWIKDRLWSLERAFEKSRASGRAENDARIRIFVVMVLFLAGFACLAVGATRLALFSGIDVAGVRGGGAGPGRAPLVDRRGALLAADLPYYTLYLDPRDVWDRAETRAAVLSALPDLSVTRLDRALKSSRRTFLAGPLSPRERDRVHALGLPGLVFEQEPRRVYPLGNSAAHLIGFSDTGGEGLAGAEGALNDRIRAGAPDQQPTPLSIDVRVQAALDDELNAAATRLQAKGAVGLITNVQTGEILAMSSWPAFDPNHAGESSPDQLRNRAVASVFEMGSTFKVFTLAVGLDTGQITPETVFSTTKGMNIGSRVIRDLHAVGHDMTARDIFLKSSNIGASQIALKVGGPTMTNYFEAFGLFKAAPIELSESARPILPREWNPNTVASASFGHAISVSPVALAAGVGSVLNGGRYLPLTLQPMRAGARPQGRQVLKEETSRQMLDLMRRNVLEGSGRRANAPGLRVGGKTGSAEKVIGGRYVRDKVLASFAGVFPTDGALSDDRYMVLIMIDEPVADAESGGRTGGLTAAPTAGKVIDRVAPFLGVNRRFEQVAALPAPVVAPVQTAPAPAGGR is encoded by the coding sequence ATGAGCCTGATTCATACAGGTCTGCCCGCCCCCGGCTGGCGCTGGATCAAGGACCGGCTCTGGAGCCTGGAGCGCGCCTTCGAGAAGTCGCGGGCCTCCGGCCGCGCCGAGAATGACGCCCGCATCCGGATCTTCGTGGTGATGGTCCTCTTCCTGGCGGGCTTCGCCTGCCTGGCGGTGGGGGCGACCCGCCTGGCGCTTTTCTCCGGGATCGACGTGGCGGGCGTGCGTGGCGGCGGCGCGGGCCCGGGCCGGGCGCCCCTGGTGGACCGGCGCGGGGCCCTGCTGGCGGCGGACCTGCCCTATTACACCCTCTACCTCGACCCGCGTGACGTCTGGGACCGGGCGGAGACCCGTGCGGCCGTGCTATCGGCCCTTCCCGACCTTTCCGTCACCCGGCTTGACCGCGCCCTGAAGTCGTCGCGCCGGACCTTCCTGGCCGGTCCCCTCTCCCCCCGGGAGCGGGATCGCGTCCACGCCCTGGGCCTTCCGGGCCTGGTCTTCGAGCAGGAGCCCCGCCGTGTCTATCCGCTGGGGAATTCCGCCGCCCACCTGATCGGCTTTTCCGACACCGGCGGCGAGGGCCTGGCCGGCGCGGAAGGCGCCCTCAACGACCGGATCCGCGCTGGGGCCCCGGACCAGCAGCCCACGCCCCTGTCAATCGACGTCCGGGTGCAGGCCGCCCTGGACGACGAGCTGAACGCCGCGGCGACCCGCCTTCAGGCCAAGGGCGCAGTTGGCCTGATCACCAACGTCCAGACCGGCGAAATCCTCGCCATGTCCTCCTGGCCCGCCTTTGATCCCAACCACGCCGGGGAGTCCTCGCCGGACCAGCTGCGCAACCGCGCCGTCGCCTCGGTTTTCGAGATGGGCTCGACCTTCAAGGTCTTCACCCTGGCCGTGGGCCTCGATACCGGACAGATCACCCCCGAAACCGTCTTCAGCACGACCAAGGGCATGAACATCGGCTCGCGGGTGATCCGCGACCTGCACGCCGTCGGTCACGACATGACGGCGCGGGACATCTTCCTGAAGTCCTCCAACATCGGCGCCAGCCAGATCGCCCTGAAGGTCGGCGGGCCCACCATGACCAACTATTTCGAGGCCTTCGGCCTGTTCAAGGCGGCGCCGATCGAGCTGTCGGAATCGGCCCGGCCCATCCTGCCGCGGGAGTGGAATCCGAACACCGTGGCCTCGGCCTCCTTCGGTCACGCCATCTCGGTGTCGCCCGTCGCCCTGGCGGCGGGGGTGGGCTCGGTGCTCAACGGCGGTCGCTACCTGCCCCTGACCCTCCAGCCCATGCGGGCTGGCGCCCGTCCCCAGGGCCGGCAGGTCTTGAAGGAAGAGACCTCCCGCCAGATGCTCGACCTGATGCGGCGCAACGTGCTGGAAGGCTCCGGCCGCCGGGCCAATGCGCCAGGCCTGCGGGTCGGCGGCAAGACCGGTTCCGCCGAAAAGGTCATCGGCGGGCGGTATGTCCGCGACAAAGTCCTGGCCTCCTTCGCCGGGGTCTTCCCGACCGACGGCGCCCTGTCCGATGACCGGTACATGGTGCTGATCATGATCGACGAGCCGGTCGCCGACGCCGAGTCGGGCGGCCGCACCGGCGGCCTCACCGCCGCGCCGACCGCCGGCAAGGTCATTGACCGGGTCGCCCCCTTCCTGGGCGTGAACCGCCGCTTCGAGCAGGTCGCCGCCCTGCCGGCGCCCGTCGTTGCGCCCGTCCAGACGGCTCCGGCCCCTGCGGGTGGACGCTGA
- a CDS encoding UDP-N-acetylmuramoyl-L-alanyl-D-glutamate--2,6-diaminopimelate ligase, giving the protein MRLSRILQRDLPVDPEITAVTSDSRKAGPGVLFAALPGVARDGADFAPQAVAAGAAAVLCGRDLPGLGVPVVVSGDPRRAYALAAATLQGRQPEVVTAVTGTNGKTSVAGFRRQIASASGRVSASMGTLGVRISEAGREDVVVTPPGLTTPDAGDVAVLLAELADRGVTDLALEASSHGVDQRRLDGVRLSAAAFLNLTQDHLDYHGDMASYQAAKLRLFDTLLPRGAPAVLNADSPAFPAFAAAATLAGADLITFGEAGRDLRLTKREPRPGGQVLTLACAGREWRVDLPLAGAFQAMNALAAAGLSLAVGDAPEAVFAALEGLSGAPGRLQRVGAAPGGGEAYVDYAHTPDGLETVLAALRPHASGRLVVVFGAGGDRDRTKRPLMGEIAGRLADRAIVTDDNPRSEDSAAIRAEVRAGHPGLEEIGDRRAAIRAAVADLREGDVLVVAGKGHEQGQTIAGVVHPFDDVAETLAALEVRA; this is encoded by the coding sequence ATGCGACTGTCCCGCATCCTCCAGAGGGACCTACCGGTCGATCCGGAGATCACCGCCGTGACTTCCGACAGCCGCAAGGCCGGGCCGGGCGTGCTCTTCGCCGCCCTGCCGGGGGTGGCGCGGGACGGCGCCGACTTCGCGCCCCAGGCGGTGGCCGCCGGCGCCGCCGCCGTGCTCTGCGGCCGGGACCTGCCTGGCCTGGGGGTTCCCGTCGTCGTCTCCGGGGATCCGCGCCGGGCCTACGCCCTGGCCGCCGCCACCCTCCAGGGGCGTCAGCCCGAGGTGGTGACCGCGGTCACCGGGACGAACGGCAAGACCTCCGTCGCCGGCTTCCGCCGCCAGATCGCCTCCGCCTCGGGGCGGGTGTCGGCCAGCATGGGCACCCTGGGCGTCCGCATTTCCGAGGCTGGCCGGGAGGATGTCGTCGTGACGCCCCCCGGGCTCACCACGCCGGACGCGGGGGACGTGGCCGTCCTGCTCGCCGAGCTGGCGGACCGCGGGGTGACCGACCTGGCCCTCGAAGCCTCGTCGCACGGCGTCGACCAGCGCCGCCTCGATGGCGTCCGTCTGTCGGCGGCCGCCTTCCTGAACCTGACCCAGGATCACCTCGACTATCACGGCGACATGGCCAGCTACCAGGCGGCCAAGCTTCGCCTGTTCGACACCCTCCTTCCTCGGGGCGCGCCGGCGGTCCTGAACGCCGACTCCCCGGCCTTTCCGGCCTTCGCCGCCGCGGCGACCCTGGCCGGCGCCGACCTGATCACCTTTGGAGAGGCTGGCCGCGACCTGCGCCTGACAAAGCGCGAGCCCCGGCCGGGCGGACAGGTCCTGACCCTGGCCTGCGCGGGCCGGGAATGGCGGGTGGACCTGCCCCTGGCCGGCGCCTTCCAGGCCATGAACGCCCTGGCGGCGGCGGGCCTCAGCCTGGCCGTCGGGGATGCGCCCGAGGCGGTCTTCGCTGCGCTCGAGGGGCTTTCCGGTGCGCCCGGGCGGCTCCAGAGGGTGGGCGCAGCCCCGGGCGGCGGCGAGGCCTATGTGGATTACGCCCACACCCCGGACGGGCTGGAGACGGTGCTGGCGGCCCTTCGGCCCCACGCCTCCGGCCGGCTGGTGGTGGTGTTCGGCGCTGGCGGCGACCGGGACCGCACCAAGCGCCCCCTGATGGGCGAGATCGCGGGCCGGCTGGCCGACCGGGCCATCGTCACCGACGACAATCCCCGCAGCGAGGACTCCGCCGCGATCCGCGCCGAGGTCCGGGCCGGTCATCCGGGCCTTGAGGAGATCGGCGACCGTCGCGCGGCGATCCGCGCCGCCGTGGCCGACCTGCGCGAAGGCGATGTCCTGGTGGTGGCCGGCAAGGGCCACGAGCAGGGCCAGACCATCGCTGGCGTGGTCCATCCCTTTGACGACGTCGCCGAGACCCTGGCGGCCCTGGAGGTGCGCGCATGA